The following coding sequences are from one Stigmatopora nigra isolate UIUO_SnigA chromosome 10, RoL_Snig_1.1, whole genome shotgun sequence window:
- the pth4 gene encoding parathyroid hormone 4, with protein sequence MSSFCTFSAQDTVAPSHQKMHMCQPHVQQLLLLTLLVVFPGGLCQQQQQQQQQQQVESRRAVSEHQLMHDRGRNIQSLKRLIWLSGAMEGLHTAQSRSLDAAQEPRPAALVRDLLNDFFRGSYVERLDQPDS encoded by the exons ATGTCGTCATTTTGCACTTTTTCAGCACAGGATACCGTCGCGCCATCAC ATCAAAAGATGCACATGTGTCAGCCACACGTCCAGCAACTGCTCCTCTTGACGCTCTTGGTGGTCTTCCCTGGTGGACtctgccaacaacaacaacaacaacaacaacaacaacaagtagaaaG TCGGCGAGCAGTGTCCGAGCACCAACTGATGCACGACCGCGGCCGCAACATTCAGAGCCTGAAGCGTCTCATCTGGCTGTCCGGCGCCATGGAAGGTCTGCACACGGCCCAGAGTCGCTCGCTGGACGCCGCCCAGGAGCCCCGCCCCGCCGCTCTGGTCCGGGATCTCCTCAATGACTTCTTCCGAGGTTCCTACGTTGAACGGCTGGACCAACCCGACTCCTAA